From a region of the Arachis ipaensis cultivar K30076 chromosome B09, Araip1.1, whole genome shotgun sequence genome:
- the LOC107614826 gene encoding F-box/FBD/LRR-repeat protein At5g56420-like — MDRISSLPNSILYEILSYLTTKEVVITSILFRRWRHVWKDLQVLDIDYTPFCSSLEWEDRFDSYVNAILAQRNADYPIQKFCLTCNKVSESLVLTWLNAITGPHLQELYLSVDLPIKLPEAILTCPSLKSLILKRDSFLDSYLKLSNVYLPSLKNLELDIVSMDPSKLLSGCPVLENFKLILPMPDICCLYVIRTMQQMPRTLKSLIIEDNTSFYGVSHRLILIDTPSLEYLHIKIMTLLNSKLEFSFSNFTNIVEAHLDLVHDCIYHVGLVPHLLHALRETKLLALKGYTTLCLFSGPAFEFPEFHRLLNLELHVPCFSTNFLLNFLHNSHVLETLVINDISKEKYFHPVVEYDGPAPPTMVPNCVMSHLKSFEFRGYEDSVDKREFIAYLLQRGLALKKVTIHLKYVFNQKTKYDIVRELSAIPRGSTTCQLNFIDQNPVEHG, encoded by the exons ATGGATAGGATCAGTTCTTTACCGAATTCTATCCTTTACGAAATTCTCTCATACCTCACAACAAAGGAAGTTGTGATCACCAGCATCCTCTTTCGCAGGTGGCGCCATGTTTGGAAGGATCTCCAAGTCCTTGACATAGATTATACACCTTTTTGCTCCTCTCTGGAATGGGAAGATCGATTTGATTCGTATGTAAATGCTATTCTAGCTCAGCGCAATGCAGATTACCCCATCCAAAAATTCTGCCTCACTTGCAATAAAGTTTCAGAGAGTCTCGTCTTAACATGGCTTAATGCCATCACTGGGCCCCATCTTCAAGAACTCTATCTCAGCGTTGATCTACCAATCAAGCTGCCTGAAGCCATACTCACTTGTCCATCACTCAAGTCCCTTATTTTGAAACGTGATAGTTTTTTGGATTCTTATCTAAAGCTTTCAAATGTTTATTTGCCATCCCTCAAGAATCTAGAGTTGGATATCGTCTCTATGGACCCTAGCAAGCTTTTATCCGGCTGCCCTGTTCTTGAAAATTTTAAGCTCATTTTACCGATGCCCGATATTTGTTGTCTTTATGTCATACGTACAATGCAGCAGATGCCTCGCACATTGAAAAGTTTAATCATTGAAGATAACACATCTTTTTATGGGGTTAGCCATCGTTTGATTTTGATAGACACGCCATCTCTTGAATaccttcatataaaaataatgacCCTCTTGAACTCTAAGCTAGAGTTTTCTTTTAGCAATTTCACTAACATAGTGGAGGCACATCTTGATCTTGTTCATGACTGTATTTACCATGTCGGTTTGGTGCCCCACCTTCTCCATGCACTGCGCGAAACAAAATTGTTGGCATTGAAAGGTTACACAACACTG TGCTTATTTAGTGGCCCAGCTTTCGAGTTTCCAGAATTTCACCGTTTGCTCAATCTAGAGCTTCATGTTCCATGTTTCAGCACAAACTTCCTGCTAAACTTCCTTCATAATTCTCATGTACTTGAAACTCTTGTGATTAATGATATTTCAAAG GAAAAATATTTTCATCCGGTGGTGGAGTATGATGGGCCAGCACCACCAACCATGGTTCCCAATTGTGTGATGTCACATCTCAAGAGTTTTGAATTTAGAGGATATGAAGATTCTGTAGATAAGCGTGAATTTATTGCATATCTTTTACAAAGAGGACTTGCTTTGAAGAAGGTTACAATTCATCTTAAATATGTTTTCAACCAAAAGACAAAGTACGATATTGTCAGGGAATTATCTGCTATACCAAGGGGCTCTACAACATGTCAACTAAATTTCATTGACCAAAATCCGGTTGAACATG GTTGA